The Elgaria multicarinata webbii isolate HBS135686 ecotype San Diego chromosome 13, rElgMul1.1.pri, whole genome shotgun sequence region GCTGAAATCAGGAGCAGTAGAACAATTGCAAGCAGGAAAAGAACAataaagagtcctgtggcaccctgAAACTtacatatttattatggcatgacTTTGCAAGGGCTACAGCCTGCATCTGACAAAATGGGTTCCAGCCCAGAGAAGCTTGTGCCGATATAAATtggtttgtctttaaggtgtctCAGTGCTCTTGTTGGCTTTGTTACAACAGACTTAATATAGCTGTTCCTCTGGAATGTTTGTCGTTGTGGAAGACAAGTAGGGAAAGATCTTTTCCAATGAATTATGCACCAAAAATTGCCGCCTCCCTGTTAGTTGCTTGCTGCTCATCCTGCTACACAACCAAGGATTACGATAACCTCTTCTGTCATCTACAAGGAGTTGGGGTCATTTGGGTCTTCTTAAACAGGAATACTGTCCCTTCATATGGAGATTGATCATAATCTGGTAAGAGTTGAGCTTTCTGCCTAATGAATCCCACAATGCGGTTGGAGCCTTCTGCTCTGTTTTTGATATGGACTGATTGGTTGATGTATTTTGTCTCTGATATCAGGTTGCTTCCTGTTGAGGTGACTATGATACATCAGCCTTCTCTATAGCCTGTGTCTATGTATCTCCTCTCCTTATCTCTccacattcatattctgctttatCCATAGCTGTGACTTTACCCATGGCTCTTGATATATTACCCTGGGCTGCCTTGAATAACTCTGTCCTTTCTGCCTTGCTGTCCCGGAACATTCTCTCTCACAGCAAATCCTTCCTCCGCTATCTATCCCTTCTGCAAAAACGTTTGTCTTTTACCCCTTAGCCCTCATCCTGCATTGAAAGGATGCATAAGCCAGCCATTCTCAACTtcccaccttccagatgtgtggaactGCAACTCCCGTCGATCCTagacagctggggatgatgggagttgcagtccaacatacccGGATGGTGCTGGTTTGGAAAAGGTGAATGTAAGCTGAATTGAATCCACAGACTAATagagctggggattatgggaattgcagtccatcacatctagagggtgccggGTTGTGAAGGTAGGCTTAGATAATTGATTCCTCGTTATTCATACTTTCaagttccttcccttcctctgttaCCTCTCCTTGTCTCCAATTTtggattgtaagctcctcaggttCAGGGACCTTACTTTTTGCTTATGTTATTCTGCCAAGTGCTGTTCACAAGGCTGGTCGTCTGTAAACGACCCACATCTATACATACTCACCGCTCTCTTAGTCTGGGCATGGCTCTGAAGGAGATAGGTTCTTTCCTACTTGAGATCCAGTATGGtccagtggttagagtgttggacttggatcaGAGGAGACCCTGAGTTCAATTCACTGCTCAGGCAGAAAGCGCACTAGGTGATTTTAGCTTGGATGATCACTCTCGgatagcctaacctacctcacaaaattgttgtgaggataaaatgggctcTTTCCAAGAAGGATtggataaaaaatatataacaataatTCCTATGAAAATTCATGCTAAAATAAATGGGTGAGTTTTTAGGGTGTCCTGTACTTTTTCACCTTCTTTCCCATTTAGATCTCTTCTGCTAACTGCTAAAATGCAATTAATTTCTCCTTTCAGCCCCTTCACAATTCTGTAGATTTTGAAGGTAATggtgccttttcttctttttttttagagatTCAAAAGGATAAAATGTGAATATGGTGAGTGTCATCTTCTaatggattttaaaatatattctggaGCACATACATTGTAAAAAATAGGAAACGTGGTTATTGATTCCATGATAATGGGTATACCTGCGGTATCACCGAGGAGGAACTTTACAGCTTAAGAtgttcctggcttataaaagaaTTACAAGCAATTATGAGCAGCATCTTTGAATATCAAAATCTGATCCGGTGTTTTTGCTTGCCACCCCTCtggtttttatattggattttctTGGCCAGGTGCTACAGTTTTCCTCCCGAACCTGTGTTAGTTGCAGTGAGCTTTCCTTTCAGGGCTGTAGGCATCGATGTTATCACCAATCCCACCTTCCTTAATTTTTAGTCTtcatttctaaatttatttatttatttatttatttattacatttttataccgcccagtagccgaagctctctgggcggttcacaaaaattaaaaccataataaaacaaccaacaggttaaaagcacaaatacaaaatacagcataaaagtaCGTACCTGCCCTTTTTTACTTATCAAGATATAAGGATGGAATCCTAtccattaaaaagaaatgaagattcttgtggcactttaaagactagcaactttatgatggcataagctaaatgtgttagtctttaaattgTCACAGGGCCCTTGGTTGCTTTTCCTGCAAGCAACAGGCTGGAAACCATCCAGTTAAATAACTTTTAAACATGTTAGTCTACCTGCATTTGTGTTCTGGGTGTTCTGCAAAGGTTCTCAGCCACATAAGCCTCTCACTTGGCACCCAGCTATGccgaggaggctggtggctccgctcttcgtggggcagtgaatccactccgtgtTTCGGTCAGCACTcagaagagctatccaaggtgctggaacaTCTTGGACAGCCGCTTTAGCAATCcaactggtcctgactgaaacccggagcggattcggcACCGCACTGacaacggagccaccagcctctactgcagcTGTGTTGCCTTGGACTGGGGGCTAGATCTCCGTCTGTGTTTGCCACTAAGCCCCGGATAGGACAGCTTCAGATGAGCTATGTACCCGTGCTGTCCCACACTGTGCCTGTTGCTTAGCTCCGATTGGGCAACAAGGACAGCGGTGTacagcggttagagtgttggactgggacgtgGGGGATCCGGATTCTAGTTCCCATCTGggactgggtgacgttgggccagtcactaactctcagcctaacctacctgtgataaaatggagaggaggaggaggaccatgtaatctgccttgagttccttgcaaaagggggggggggagaagtttactataaatgttataataaataataaattcataaataataataattcataatagCACACACCCTTGCAgtgcctccaggtttttgagggactTTGGGTAAGACATCTAcaatgcagccccccaccccaccccacccagtgagcctgccttctcaccgccattttCACCAGCTGCCATTGTTCTTCTtcaagagccagtgagcaaacaagtggtggcatctactgctccgtcttctcaccaccaccaccgttatctgggccagagtaagaggcaggtgaacaagccggTCGCagttgttagggtgaccctatggaaaggaggacagggctcctgtatcttgaacagttgcacagaaaagggagtttcagcaggtgtcctttgtatgcatgcagccccgggtgaaatcccctcttcatcgcgacagttaaagctgcaggagccctgccctcttttgcatctggtcaagagggcaggacagctttaactgtcgtgatgtagaggggatttcacctggtgctgcatgcatacaaaggatacctgctgaaactccattttctatgcaactgttcaagatacaggagccctgtcctcctttccatagggtcaccctacaattgtGAAGAGgagaaacttggggggggggctcatcaGCAGGATCCTCCTGGATTGTGGGCCCATCCGTGCCTACCCTAGATACCAGCCCTGCCCCTTTGCACGTTGTCTTATTTAAGATGGATTCTGCTGTCTTCCTTCTGAGTATTGGTGCCTATTACAGCTTCCTTCCTGGAGTGAATAGCTGCTTTGGGAGATCACAGTTTTCATCAGAACTGTAGCATGGGGTGAACAAAAGTTAAATCCCCCACAGGTCCTGAACTcgcttgcccccaccccagctgctatTTAAAGAAGATCAATCACGCACGCTaactgttatcagtgcactgAACAGACTGTCTGGTTTGGCTTTAAGAGAGCTGATTGTGTGGTGTCATTGACTCAGTCTGTGGGCTGACTCAGGGGAACGTAAGATGACATTGTATGAATGCAGGGGGAAATGAGTTCAGAGGGACGGGCTGAGCAGTATGGGGATCACAGGGGTGGCGAGGGAGAGTTTAACTCTCTCCTTGCCCATGGTCCTAAAGAAAATCCCccacaaagctgctatttgcatccgAAGGGGAGTTGGGGGAGGGATCAATaaattctcctccccccaccgtaGTCCTGATACTATGGaattaacatcacatctagtcTGGCCCTAACATAAAGTAGATGCGGGGAAAACCTCTATGTATCACCTGTAGATATATTTGCAAGACAGGTGCAGACTTGTATGAATTCCAAGTTGAAGACTGGGCTTGTTAGAAGTTTGACATGCGCGCCTGCCCCATAAGCCAGTGGTTTGGGGAAGAGCATCCACTTTAATGGGACTCCGGTTCCAGAAATGTAACAGACAGGATTCTTTTTGGAGTCGtcaacacagaaagctgcctgatccaactggtagcagctctctagagcagggatggggaacccgtggccatccagatgttgatggactgcagctcccagcattcctcaccatgggtcaggctggctgggtctgatgggaaatGAGGTTCAACAAAATCTGGAACAACACATTCTCCAGCCCTGATGAAGAGGCTAGAGCAGGAGACTCTCTTGGGTCCCACTAGGCTCCTCCATCTCctgattttattttacatttatttattttttaaaaaaaactgggcaCCTGGAATGTTGCAAAGTGAAGAGGTCTCTTTCAGCACCATCTTTATGCcaccttcacagaatcatagaatagcagagttggaaggggcctacaaggccattgccTTATACTTAGCTTTTTGACcaacttatttttcttttagccccccccccccctccacccacatTTGCCTTccgggaaatgagtgttttacaACTGGCCATGTCAACCATTTATTTAGgtatttaatcatttttatcctgcccttcagccaaaaaaggctctcaaggcggcttacaaaaatatttcttgacagtccctgcccacaggcttacaatctaaaaaaatgacacaaaaggaaaggggattgggagggagggaggaggagggggcagccaTGACAACCATACTATGAATGGGCGAGACACCCCCCCACTCCCATGACAACCAGCTTTTGAGAGCACCCACGACACTCAAAattctgtgcccactgacccagaaagatttcatagaatcatagaatagtagaattggaagagacctataaggccgtcaagtccaaccccctgctcaacacaggaatccacattaaagcctaCCTCAgagctggctgtccagctgtatccTGAAtgcctcttgggtgggagagcccacaacctccctaggtcattggttccattgtcgtactgctctaacagtcaggaagtttttcctaatgtccagccggaatctggctttctgtaactggagcccattcttccatgtcctgcattctggaatgatcgagaagagatcctggccctcctctgtgtgacaacctttcaagcacttcTGCCTGaggtccttttaactggagttgTAAGGGACTGAACCAGGGATTTTATGCATGCAAGTATATGCTCTGCTATTGAACTGTGGCTCACCCCTGAAAATATCAACACAGCTGATTGCAGGGAAACCTTTCTCCTCTGCAGAGAAACGCATGCAAAATGTTTGCACTGGAATGCCAAATCCACATCAATTTTGCTGGGAAGGCCTGCAGGAAggaataaatatcatcatcatctctcgcAGGTGAATCTTGCCAGCCATATCTCTGCTTTCTTCATGGCCTGAGTTCGGAAACACTGCCTGAGCTGAAAGCCAGTTTTAGGCTGCCCCCTAATGTCAAATCCTGGTCAAATTTAGAGGtctgaatccagacttagtcatacttaaattagattcattgaaatcaatgagacgtaAGTTAGTCAAGAgtatgtcacccagtgggtttccatttatttatttatttatttatttattacatttttataccgcccaatagccgaagctctgggcggttcacaaaaattaaaaccatcataaaacaaccaacaggttaaaagcacacctacaaaatatagtaaaaaaaagcacaaccaggataaaaaccacgcagcaaaattgatataaaattaaaatacagagttaaaacagtaaaatttaaattcaagttaaaattaaatgtttatttttatttatttatttattacatttttataccgcccaatagccgaatactgagagaataaaaaggtcttcagctggcgatgaaaggagtacagtgtaggcgccaggcggacctctctggggagctcattccacaaccggggtgccacagtggagaaagctgagtggggactagaacccagatctcccaactcccagtccaacaccttagccactacaccacactggctctctgttgaatgcaacagcaccctcccacccatgttcccactaCTACCCATGGTTATAAAAAGCCTTCCAGATTAAAAAGACTTTCAGTACCCATCTGAAAACAAGAAGaggcattttgttttattttagattCTTTTTAGGTTGCCCCTTGCCATTCAAAATGGGTTCTGATGTGAGAAGCACTACCATAAATCAAAAACTTGGGTTTAATGCACTTATGCTTTTAAGTTACACTTCTAATCTATCATGTTATTCCAGCTGATTCATCTAGCTGAACTGTGTGAGCATCTCTAAGGCAAGGTAAATGTACTTCTGTTATATTTaatccttttgtcaccagcttaATGGGTTGACTCGCTGGGTACTGTGAAATTAACCTCCTATTAATGCATCTTAATAATAGCATCTTTAATAACAAATTGTGATGTGATGTGCCCAGAGTTATTCAGAAACAAGGTTGCTCTTGGGTACTTGGAGAGCTGCATTGACAAGAATAGAATCTAAAAGCGTTATTTTATGCGGATTTGGGCAGCCTCAAGGCCTAGACCTTGTTGACCAAGATGCTTTTCGGCTGTCTTTCGCGTAGGCCTCAATGAGGTGGTATAGTTGTGTCTGGGCTGTACAGGTTGGCAGTTACATGACAGATGAATGTGTCtccacacaaaataaaataataataataatccctgcagATGAAATACTAAGGTTGTGCAACACACGGGCTGTGGTTTGCATGCAGCCCACCAAGGCTGTTTGTGCAGACCCCCTGCCAAAAACTGTTGCTACTGTGATTCCAACTtcctacttaaggctcagtcttgatctgctccttgttggagcaacatacagacaacctTGTCTGACTTCCAGCCCCAGCACCACCTAGAGCTTtctgtggtgctggcctcttcCCATCTTGCTTCCCTAAGGAACCTGACCCCTGCAAAAGATCAAACCGTAGTGAAACCCTGCAATTCAGGCTACATCATAGAGCTTCAACTGACCCCATTGCCTGAAATGGTACACGAGGGCACAAGCAGCTCTGTCTCTGACACTGAGTGGGCCATTTCTCATTGACAAGGATTTTTTTCAGTTTGCAGAGTGTACAAAGATGCACATGCACCCCAAAAGACATGACAATACAGAGGTGCCACCTGTCATAGTGAAGGGCTTTTTTACTAACCTATATAAATAGTGACATAGAAACTTCAATGATGCACTGAAGATACCTTACTGTTTGCTGTGCTGCCATTGTTCTGCATACAGCGTACTCCTGGGCTAACATGCACTGTGTTTTCTCCCTTTAGATCCAGTCAGGAATAACAAGCCATGTCATTCAGCCATTCAGCCAAGCCTTTCTCCTCTCTGGGGTCATGTTGCTTTGCAGTTAAGGATAATAGCACATCCCCTGCCCAGTCATGAACAGCCCTCAGAATTTAATTTGGGAGGACCTTCTAAGACAGTTGCCCATTCAGACTGGTAAGTGGCAGCACAGTCTAAGAGCATTTAGCAGTGAACAAGCAATGGTAGCAAAGAGAAACCCTTTCAGATTATAcagagtgtggagaaagtggatggatatatatatatatattctcaaatCATACTATAGAACttggggtcacccaatgaaactAATGGgcagtagatttatttatttatttaaaacatttgtatcccgctctatatcactaggatctcagggcagagtacagataaaatcaaaaacaaattaaacagtaCTTCTAATTTACTTGAATTCAGGACAGTACTTCTAATTAACTTGAATTCAGGAACACAAGATGAGAGCccgtgtggtgtggtgtggtgtggttagagtgttggactgggactcaggagatctgagttctagtccccacatggccatggaagctcacttggttactttggtccagtcaccgactctcagcctaacctacctcacagggttgttgagaggataaaatggagaggagaaggattaccTAATTTGGCTTGGGTTCTTTGTaagaggggaaagggtgggatatatatgtaataaatgaataaataaatgtaataataaataaatacaagatgtGCTGACGACCACACTAGCAtagctaggtctagctgaggccccagagGCATGGCCCCTTGCTCTTTTCATATCTTTATGTTATGTTCAGGTACTGTATCATAAATATGCGATTGTGTTCTGCCTCTAAAGGCTATCTTTGCATTAGCACTTAACCCTCAATTTATCGTTCATTGCATGCAGTTATTTCTTTCTTCGGATCTATAGCTTGCAATGTCCTAGGGGCttaggaaaaaacacacaagagTTTCTGCCATTGCAATATTGAAACAAGCAATATTCATCCATGTCCCCGACGGCCTTACAGGTTAATGGTGCTGTAAGGTTAATACAGCATATTTAAAAGCTGTTTAATGCTTTAGCAAACCGCGTTCCTTTCTCCCTAATGAATCAATGCGAAACGCCAGTGCGCGAACCTTGCCCTGCAAAGGGAGCCCTTACCTctgtcataggatcatagaaagctgccttatgttGAGTCATTTGGTCCATCGTGCGCAGTATTTTTTGACACTTGCCAGGTTTTCCAGGCGGgaattttttcagccctacctggagatgccagggattgaacctgggacttttggcATGGGAAgcgggtgctctaccactgagccacagcccctcagCATGGGCACATTACTGTGCTGGATGAGTAGCTTTTATTGctgtccttcttccctccctgaagAAGTCTATTATTTTGACTTCGGCACCTGCAATACCTGTGAATGGAGGAAGGGCATTTTGCTAAGGAGAACACTTGGGCAGGTGGGAACTCATTCTTCAATGAGAATCTGCACACAGGCATACAAAGTCACTTGCTATCTGAGGTTCTAGTAGAATATCCAGGATCAAAAATCCTTTCAGTTTAAGAGAAGAATTAAGGCAATTACACATGGGGAaagcaatcttatggcccctagacagagtctgggggaccataggatatttgagattcctgaatctgaggttggagacagcgttcccagctcagatccaggaatccgctccccaaccctccctccctctcgtaGCCAGTGTGAAAAGCACCACACTCCACCTTGGAGAGGGAGTAAAAGGGACGTTCCAGtggccagggctgggcaaagggggagccagtggggccagttggcatgggcctacaattttgaggggggctactccgagcccccctggtagaggcaaagggggaccctttggtaaagatttgttacaaagtagccatttttctgtcattgccagcaacagtggcctctaatgagaggagcgtcagtgtcctaaaacgaatcaagtcatactttcggtccGCAACGGTTCGAGAACGTTTGattggattagcagttttgaacattaacatggacaaggcaaagttgcttgatttttctgttgctgttgatgaatttgcccaaagaaaagcacgtaaagcatttctgaatgtgaagatgtgaatgttttatatacatcttgaataaaagtgcttgccattaccttttttaataaatcgttctggttcatatgtatttagaactgattaaaaaatacttaatgagcagtttgaaatgggggcctacatttcccatctggcccaggggcctattaccagctttgcccggccctgccagTGGCAGACAGAGGAGGGCACTGAGGAGGCCAAGATATGAGCTATCCCGAggcccctccagcctccttccatcCCCCTTGAGAAAGCCTCCCAGCTAGACAGACAAGGAGGCCTCCTTTTTTTTCAAGCTAaccaatcctagctgttgtaaccttccctcataggggagatgctccagccccttgagcaTTTCAGTtacccttttctttccttttaatttattcatttgttacatttctaccccgcccaatagccaaggctcactgagcagttcacaaaatagaGCTAAAAATCATAAAACAGAAGAACTTAATAAGACGTAGCATActaaaccatttttttaattaaaaaaagctacagtgtaaaaccaaaataaaacccacaagcaaacgaaagatatatatataaaaaaaagcagtcacagcagttaaaaataGCAGCTTTCCTCTTGGGCCAAATAACTCCCGGGGGCAATTTTGTTGGGACGTcagcatggggggtgggaataacacccccacccccacgctctGGTCCTGCTGCTGCCATTTAAAGAAAGAACCCAGATCTATGAAGTTCAATCATGCATTTCCTATGTCATCTAATTTGGCTCTTATttctaagtatgtttaggattgcgcTGCATTAAAGCAGCAGCCTTCTATTCTCACTAGGGATTGTATATTCCAAGTTAGTATGTACTTCAAGATTAACTACTGGCGTCGTAGCATTACAAAACACACAGTAGTCCTTGCTCGCTTAatgctttttttgtgtgtgttcttggcTTCTGTTTAACAGTGGTGTGCTCAACCTTGATGTCCCAGTCCAGAAAGCCTGGCTTCGGTAAAGTCTGAGAGAGATGTTCTCAAATGTATGAAAAGGATtaagtttaaaagaaaataggAAGAAAAATAAACCCATTACTGCCAAGTATGACCCGGTACAACTGGTCCACAGAATTTACTTTCCGGAGCGCGTCCAACAAATCCCTCAATGCCAGCGAAATGCCAGAGGGCTGGGACGAGGCAACGTTGCTTGGCTTGAAAGTTTCGCTGGCTGCCATCTTGGCTGTGATCACGTTGGCCACGATGCTGTTCAATATCTTCGTCATCATCACGATTATTCTCACCCGGAAACTCCACACTCCCGCCAATTACCTCATTGGCTCCTTGGCGGCCACAGACCTCTTGGTGTCCATCCTCGTCATGCCCGTAAGCATCGCTTACACCGTCAGCCACATCTGGACCTTCGGCCAAATCATGTGTGACATCTGGCTGTCCTCGGACATCACCTGCTGCACGGCTTCCATTTTGCACCTTTGCGTCATCGCCTTGGACAGGTACTGGGCCATCACGGATGCACTCGAATACACCAAGCGCCGGACTGCCGGCAGGGCTGCCCTCATGATTGCCATCGTTTGGGTCATCTCCATCTGTATCTCCATGCCACCACTTTTCTGGAGACAAGCCAAAGCTCATGAAGAACTGGCCTCCTGCACAGTGAACACGGATCAAATCTCCTACACCATCTACTCCACCTGCGGTGCCTTCTACATCCCAACCGTCTTGCTCATTATCCTCTACGGCAGGATTTACGTGGCTGCTCGGTCCCGCATACTCAAGCCACCGTCTCTCTATGGGAAGAGGTTCACCACGGCCCACCTCATCACCGGCTCGGCGGGCTCTTCCCTCTGCTCCATTAGTTCAAACCTCCACGAGGGGCATTCTCACTCTAGTGGCTCCCCAGTGTTTATCAACCACGTCAGGATCAAAGTGGCCGATAGCGTCCTCGAAAGGAAACGGATTTCTGCTGCCCGAGAAAGGAAAGCCACGAAAACCTTAGGGATCATTCTAGGCGCATTCATTTTCTGCTGGCTACCCTTCTTTGTGGTGTCTTTGGTCTTGCCCATTTGTCAGGAGGCCTGCTGGACCCATCCCATCCTGCTTGACATTTTCACATGGCTAGGCTACCTGAACTCACTGATCAACCCTGTGatatatactgtttttaatgaAGAATTCAAACAGGCTTTTCAGAAGATGATTCGATTTAAAAAGTGCTCCTAGCCATCTGGTTTTGACCCAACAACCAATGCATAATCTTTTGCCCACCTGTGCACATAGTTTCCTATGGGATTGGTGATAGATCATTGCTCTCTTtggcaggatattgcagtatgaaagtggtatataaaacgcaggagccacactactgctttatagtggtattgaagtgctactgacaactgttggggcccattgacacagaccatgtaccactttcatagtgctataacctgcttggtgtggttcctgccttttatataccactttcatactggaatatcctgcttggtgtagatgaggcctttgtctCATTAGCTACATTTGGACgatcatatctcagcttaataCGCTGAGGATATGACTGAGTCTTTTGGCTACAAATGTTCCTCCTTTTGCAGAATGAACGAACGAGCCAGGAAGTCTTCAACAAGCTATACTTTTCCATTTCATCCGAACCAGAACTGGCCAGGatatgaaaccatggtttgaa contains the following coding sequences:
- the HTR1D gene encoding 5-hydroxytryptamine receptor 1D, encoding MTRYNWSTEFTFRSASNKSLNASEMPEGWDEATLLGLKVSLAAILAVITLATMLFNIFVIITIILTRKLHTPANYLIGSLAATDLLVSILVMPVSIAYTVSHIWTFGQIMCDIWLSSDITCCTASILHLCVIALDRYWAITDALEYTKRRTAGRAALMIAIVWVISICISMPPLFWRQAKAHEELASCTVNTDQISYTIYSTCGAFYIPTVLLIILYGRIYVAARSRILKPPSLYGKRFTTAHLITGSAGSSLCSISSNLHEGHSHSSGSPVFINHVRIKVADSVLERKRISAARERKATKTLGIILGAFIFCWLPFFVVSLVLPICQEACWTHPILLDIFTWLGYLNSLINPVIYTVFNEEFKQAFQKMIRFKKCS